Proteins from a single region of bacterium:
- a CDS encoding cupin domain-containing protein, with amino-acid sequence MSGPLLCFALDTEARRLRDEPEAESGTRNGITLVKDGPLRVVLVLLNAGAALDDAAEAGPATVQILAGRVRFEARDGQGTLGPGTIVAIESGVPHAVTAEERSVVLLTLVAA; translated from the coding sequence ATGTCCGGCCCGCTCCTGTGCTTCGCGCTCGACACGGAGGCCCGCCGCCTGCGCGACGAGCCCGAGGCGGAGAGCGGCACCCGCAACGGCATCACGCTCGTGAAGGACGGCCCGCTGCGGGTCGTCCTGGTCCTCCTGAACGCCGGCGCGGCGCTCGACGACGCCGCCGAAGCCGGGCCGGCGACGGTGCAGATCCTCGCCGGGCGTGTCCGCTTCGAGGCCCGGGACGGCCAGGGCACGCTCGGCCCCGGCACCATCGTCGCCATCGAGAGCGGCGTGCCGCATGCGGTCACGGCGGAGGAGCGCAGCGTGGTGCTGCTCACGCTGGTCGCGGCCTGA
- a CDS encoding SRPBCC family protein produces the protein MASQIEKSIEVDVPVRTAYDQWTQFEQFPNFMEGVTEVRQIDDRRLFWRADVGGREKTWEAVIDEQIPDARIAWHATTGARNAGVVTFHRLDDRRCKVMLQMEYDPEGFTENVGDFLGVASARISGDLGRFKEFIEDRGTQTGAWRGSIGRPLH, from the coding sequence ATGGCATCGCAGATCGAGAAGTCGATCGAGGTCGACGTCCCCGTGCGCACGGCCTACGATCAGTGGACCCAGTTCGAGCAGTTTCCGAACTTCATGGAGGGCGTCACGGAGGTGCGTCAGATCGACGACCGCCGGCTCTTCTGGCGCGCCGACGTCGGCGGCAGGGAGAAGACCTGGGAGGCCGTCATCGACGAGCAGATCCCCGACGCGCGCATCGCCTGGCACGCGACCACCGGTGCCCGCAACGCCGGCGTGGTGACCTTCCACCGCCTCGACGACCGGCGCTGCAAGGTGATGCTCCAGATGGAGTACGACCCCGAGGGCTTCACCGAGAACGTCGGCGACTTTCTCGGCGTCGCCAGCGCCCGCATCAGCGGCGACCTCGGGCGCTTCAAGGAGTTCATCGAGGATCGCGGCACGCAAACGGGCGCCTGGCGCGGCTCCATCGGCCGCCCGCTGCATTGA